One part of the Candidatus Binataceae bacterium genome encodes these proteins:
- a CDS encoding DUF2252 family protein: LRAYGRVCGWALARAHARSGDAAKISGYMGSSATFDDAICEFAVDYVDQNQRDYRVFVRAVRQARLKAIIER, from the coding sequence GCTGCGGGCTTACGGAAGAGTCTGCGGATGGGCGCTGGCCCGGGCGCATGCGCGTTCCGGCGACGCGGCGAAAATCTCGGGCTACATGGGCTCGAGCGCAACCTTTGATGACGCGATCTGCGAATTCGCGGTGGACTACGTTGACCAGAACCAGCGCGACTATCGTGTGTTCGTGCGGGCGGTGAGACAAGCACGTCTCAAGGCGATCATCGAACGA